The following proteins are encoded in a genomic region of Spirosoma sp. SC4-14:
- a CDS encoding IS110 family transposase, whose protein sequence is MDSVVKVVKYGVGIDMGKDKFHACISTIDSTQRIKIKATHAFNNTATGLTDFHRWCEHHGKEKSLPVHYLMEATGVYYEQLALSLHQRGAHVIVVLPQKAKHYLMALGIKTKTDGVDAQALAMMACQQSLDAWHPISEAMYKLRQLTRQQIDLQDLKTQIGNQLMCLELGMYQSKEVSKQMNKLLDELDKQITECEKLIAKAVNDNPEWKRKVEQICAIKGVGLLTVANLITETNEFDLFENQRQLVSYAGYDVVANQSGKRVGKTRISKRGNARIRRGLHMASLMVVRYEQKPFVGLYERVFKRTKVKMKGYVAVQRKLLTLIYALWKKDEKYLLDYVNEGQKKVAPTEEATLHRPRVDVLEEVNIGKLVES, encoded by the coding sequence ATGGACTCGGTAGTCAAAGTCGTCAAGTATGGGGTTGGTATCGACATGGGTAAAGATAAATTTCATGCCTGTATCAGTACCATTGATTCAACCCAGCGGATCAAGATTAAGGCCACCCACGCCTTCAACAATACAGCCACAGGGCTGACCGACTTCCACCGCTGGTGTGAGCATCATGGCAAGGAAAAGAGCCTGCCCGTTCATTACTTGATGGAAGCCACCGGGGTGTATTATGAGCAGTTAGCCCTCTCGCTTCACCAGCGCGGAGCGCATGTGATTGTGGTGTTACCCCAGAAAGCCAAACACTATTTGATGGCCCTGGGCATCAAAACCAAAACCGACGGGGTCGACGCTCAGGCACTAGCTATGATGGCCTGCCAACAAAGTTTAGACGCTTGGCACCCCATTAGCGAAGCCATGTACAAGTTGCGTCAGTTAACTCGCCAACAAATTGATTTGCAGGATCTTAAAACACAGATTGGCAATCAGCTAATGTGTTTGGAACTGGGTATGTACCAATCAAAAGAAGTTAGTAAGCAGATGAATAAACTCCTTGATGAGTTGGACAAACAGATCACTGAATGTGAGAAGTTGATTGCAAAAGCCGTCAATGACAACCCCGAATGGAAGCGTAAAGTCGAGCAGATTTGCGCTATCAAGGGGGTCGGTTTACTGACCGTGGCCAACCTGATTACTGAGACTAACGAATTTGATTTGTTCGAAAACCAGCGTCAATTAGTAAGCTATGCAGGCTATGATGTAGTAGCGAATCAAAGTGGTAAGCGGGTAGGCAAAACCCGGATCAGTAAACGGGGGAACGCTCGGATTCGCCGGGGTTTACACATGGCTTCGCTCATGGTGGTTCGCTATGAACAGAAGCCGTTTGTAGGCTTGTATGAACGGGTCTTTAAGCGAACCAAAGTGAAAATGAAAGGCTATGTGGCCGTGCAAAGAAAACTGCTGACGTTAATCTATGCTTTATGGAAAAAAGATGAAAAGTATCTTCTGGATTACGTAAACGAGGGGCAAAAAAAAGTAGCCCCAACAGAGGAGGCTACGCTGCATCGGCCACGGGTGGACGTGCTTGAGGAGGTAAATATAGGCAAGTTGGTCGAATCTTGA